AGTCTCACCACCTTAACCCCAATGGAATTTGTACGCGACATGCGCCTGCAACGCGCCAAACAATACCTCGATGCGGGCGGTCACAATATCTCCGAGGTGGCCTATCTTACCGGCTTCAGCAATCCCAAGTACTTCAGTACTGTATTTAAGGAAAAATACCATGTTTCTCCTTCGGATTATATTAAGTCAAAGTAGCAAGGCAACGAGGCATAAAGGCATAAAGGCAACGAGGAAAACCTGCTGTAAGCTGAACGTCCATAAAGAGGTACATAGTCAAATGAGCTGAAAGTGTAGACCGTTCCCTTTGTCTTTATGCAGCTTCTATGCCTTTATGCCTCGGCCCCTCGCTCCCTAAAAATCAAGAATGCATCACATTGTCCCCCTAACTAATTGCATATCAATAATCTTTTTTTGATACCTGTACGTATTCAAACCATTTCTGCACAAACCGGAACCCCTTCGCAATGGCTAATAATTACGTTTGTAGCAATCTCTCTGTTAGAAACCAAAATAGTAAACTGCCATGCACAAGGAAAAAACGATTGCCTTTAAACTGATGCTATTGGTTGCCGCCATATTGGTTTGGCAGGCAAGTTTCGCTCAAAATGGAATCCCTGTTTCAGGTACTGTGGAAGACAAAGCAGGACCATTGGAAGGAGCGAATGTGACAGTCACCGGAACGAACACCGGTACCCGTACTGACAAGAATGGAAAATTCTCCCTCACAGTTCCCGACAAAAAATCGACCCTTACTATTTCTTCAGTTGGCTATGGTACCCGCACCGTTCAGGTGGGTAACAGCACTACATTCCATATCACCCTGGACATGCAGGATAAGTCGATGGATGAAATAGTGGTGATTGGTTATGGTACGGCCCGGAAGAAAGACCTTACCGGCGCCACGGCTTCGGTAAGCGGGGCGGAGATCTCGAAGATCCCCGTAACCTCGGCTGCGCAGGCCATCACCGGTAAGATTGCCGGAGTAAACGTGGTTACGCAAAGCGGTGCGCCCGGGGCCGACATTAATATTGTGGTACGTGGTGGTACCTCCATTACCCAGGGTAATAAGCCCCTGTATATTGTGGATGGGTTTCAAATGGACGATGGGTTGAAAAATATCGATATGAACGACATTGAAACCATCGATGTAATGAAAGACGCGTCGGCAACCGCCATTTATGGCGCCCGCGGCTCCAACGGGGTAATCCTGATAACGACAAAATCGGGCAAAAGCGGCAAAACGCAGATCACCTACAACGGGTACCAGAGTTTTGAAAAGCTGGCCAAACAGCTCGATATGATGAACCCTGAGCAGTATGCCGATTACCAGTATGAATTTCAGATCCTGGCTGGTAAACCCGATAAATGGGCGAAGAACTTTGGCGATAGCATAACCGATCCTAATTTTTATACCGGCGCCTCCCAACGTACCCATGATACCTATGGTGGCGTACCCGGTATCAACTGGCAGGATGCGATGTTTGGCGGTACGGCCAGGTTGCAAAACCACAGCCTCTCTGTAAGCGGTGGCAACGACCGTACCAAATACCTGCTTAACGGAAGCTTCACCGGTCAGAATGGGCTTATAAGCCATCACGGTTTTCAGAAAGAGAATGTGCGCTTTAAGTTGAACCACAAGATCAATGACCGCGTTCGGGTAGACTTCAATACCAATTATAATAATATGCAGTTGCGCGGCGATGGTTCGCTTGCCGGACAATTGAAACTGAGCCTGCTGCAACCGCCAACCGGTGGCGTACGTTTTTCCAACGATCAACTGCTGAATACAGATATCAGTTTGCAGATGCAGAGCGACGATTCGCAATACGATATCTACAACCCCATCATCACCAACGATGCGGTTACCCAAACAAAATATACCCGTCAGTATACCACCAATGCCGGGATAGAGGTAGACGTTCTGAAAAACCTCACCTGGCGTACCCAGGGTACGTTTATGTGGCAACAAACACGCGACGATTTATGGGACGATGGCCGTACAAAAACTTCGCAAACCTATAACGGGCCCTGGGGCCACCGGAACAACAGTGAAAACCAGAGCTGGCAGGTAACCAATACCCTGAACTGGAAAAAGTATTTCGGTGAGCACAATCTGAATGTGATGGCCGGACAGGAAGTATATTTTAGCGAAAGCATGAAACTGGATAATACCTATTCAGATTTTCCTGCTGCCAACTTTGGGTTGAACAATGTGGCCATGGCAAAAACAAACTATTCCCGGGCTTCCGGCACCAGCCAGTTTGCTCTGGCATCGTTCTTTGGCCGTGTAATGTACAGCTATGCCGACCGCTACCTGTTGACGGCTACGTTGCGTGGCGATGGTGTATCGCGGTTTGCACCCGGCAAACAATGGGGCATGCTGCCTTCTATGTCTGCAGCCTGGCGCATTTCGGAAGAAGAGTTCATGAAGGATAATCACATCTTCGACCAGTTGAAATTACGCGTGGGCTATGGTACCACCGGTAACAGTAACATCGACGATTATATGTATGTTACCGCATACGGCAGTACGGTGGTGTATGCTATCAACAACCAACAGGTAAGTACTTTAACGCCCAGTAGTAAGCTGGCCAATACTGACCTGAGATGGGAAAAAACAAATTCCTTTAACGTTGGTCTGGACCTGGCGGTGCTGAAAAACAGGATAAGCCTTTCAGCAGATTTTTATAACCAGCAATCGAATAACCTGTTACTCGAAAATCAGATCCCAACTTCTACAGGTTACTCTACGCAGTTCCAGAACATCGGTTCTGTACGCAACAGAGGGTTTGAATTTGTGTTGAATACCACAAACATCAACACCAAAGAATTCAGATGGACAACCGGTTTTAATATCTCCTTCAACCGCTCAAAAGTGCTGGCGTTGTATGGCAATACGGTTGCAAACAATCAGCTCATTGATGGTAATTTCATTGTTAAGGTAGGCCAGCGTTTAGGACAGTTTTACGGATATAAATACGATGGTGTATACACTACCGATGATTTTAATCAGAATGCAAACGGCACCTATTCATTAAAAGACGGTGTTATCAGACTGAAGGGTGGTAATGTGGCCAATGTAAAACCAGGTGATATAAAATTCGCTTCTGCCATTGGTGAAATGGATGCAAAGAACAACCCGGTCTTCAGCACCAACGACAGAGTGCCAATGGGTAATGGCGAGCCTAACTTTACCGGTGGCATTACCAACAACTTTGCTTACAAAGGTTTCGATCTGAGTGTTTTCATGAACTTTACCGGTGGTAATAAAGTGTTCAATGCCAATGCCCGTCGTTTCTACGGTCCCTATCTGCCAAATGAAAATACGTTCACTGCCATGACAAACCGTTTCCGGCTTATAGATCCTGTTACCGGAAAGGAAACAACGGATCTGGCGCGCCTGGCCGAGTTGAACCCCAATCAATATTCTAAAAAACAGATCTGGAGCCTGCATTCGGACAACAGCAAATCCATCAGCGATCCTGCTATTGATTATTTCCTGGAAGATGGTTCATTCCTGCGGTTGAATACCATAACCCTGGGTTATACCTTACCGCATAGCCTGTTGAAAAAAGCAGGCATCGCGAACGCCAGGTTTTATGGTACCCTGAACAACCTTCACACATTTACCAGGTACAGCGGCTATGACCCGGAGGTGAACAATACGGATAAACCCACCAAAAAAGGTGGTTATGACGACTCTGCATATCCCCGGTCAAAAAGTATTGTTGTTGGTTTGAACTTAACCTTCTAAGCCTAATCAAAAAAAGAACGACAATGAAAAAGATTATCTATAATATCTCAATAGTGGTTTTGGCAGCAGGCATACTTACATCCTGCAAAAAATTCCTCGACAGAAAGAACGAAGCCTCGTTCGACAGCCAGTCGACCTTCGAGAATTCCTCGAAAGCCGAAATGGCGGTGCTGGGGATTTACAACTATTCCTTCAACAGGGAGTTATACTATCAGTTGGGTATGGGTACCGATGAGTGTATTTCTACAGAAGGAAATACCAACTCAAAGAACATGATCGCCAACTATGTATACTCACCCGATAATGTACCCACAGATACCTATACCTCAATGTACCGTGCCATCGAGTATGCCAACATTTGTATAAAGAATGTGAGCGCTATGAAGGGTACCAGCGATGCCGACCAAAAGAAATTGAACATGCTGTTGGGCGAGTCGTATGCGTTGCGGGCCATGAGTTATTTAAATGTGGTGCGCTTCTTTGGCGATGTTCCATATCCCACCATTCCCGTGCTGGATGCAGGAACTTTTGCTTCTTCCCGCGTAAGCAGGGATACTATTTATGATGGTTGTGTGGCCGATCTGCAAAAGGCCATCGACCTGTTGCCCTGGAAAAGCGAAGGCATGGTGCCAACCCCCGAACGGTTTACAAAGAATGCAGCCTACGGCATTCTGGCCCGTACGGCATTATATGCAGCCGGCTTCTCCTTACGCTGGGACCTGAACACCTACGCGGCCTCGTCGGTAAAACTGGCGCAACGGTCAGATGCTGCCCGCATAAGAGAGTTGTACCAGATCGCTTCCGATGCGTGTAATGCAGTGATCCAGAAAGGTGAGAATGGCCTGGTGACAACCTACGAACAGGTGTTCCGTGACCTGGTGAGTGGAAAATACAATATTGAATCGATGCTGGAATACGGCCAGTACGGTACCGATGCAAACGGAACAGCGAACCAATCGGCCATTGGTTATACAAACGGGATGTTCAGCCATACCAGCAGTATGTATGGAAAAGCGCAACCTGCCATGGGCGTTATGCCAACCTTTTACTACGATTTCCAGGATGGCGATAAACGCCGCGACGTGAGTATTTGTACATATGGTATAACTGATAAAAACGCCCGCCAGCTGAACAGCTATGGCGCCAATACCATTGGCAAATACCGGGTTACCTGGAAAACATCAGCAGGTACTGCCATCAACAAACGCGATATCGACTGGCCCTGGCTGCGGTATTCCGATGTGTTGCTGATGTATGCCGAAGCCCAGAACGAATTGAACAATGCACCTACGCCCAGCGGCATAGCTGCCTACGAACTGGTAAGAAAACGCGGTTTTGGCGGCGATGCCACTAAAATAGGCACTACGCCCACCACCTACCAGGATTTCAGAAATGCCATCATCAATGAACGCAAGCTGGAATTATCATTTGAAGGCTGGCGCAGAACAGACCTGGTGCGTTGGGGCATTCAATATGAAACTCTTACCCAGTGTAAACAAAACCTGATCGATATGGCCGGTAAAACAGGTAAATATGCCAACATCGACCAGTACCGTACTTATAAACTGGATATTGCTACCACCTGGAGCGATCCGGTGGTAGCCGTTGCGTTCACCGGTTTTAAAACAAAGCTCACCGCTGCCGACAGCGCCAATGCAAAAGCAAACGGCCTCACCATTCTGGACATGTACAGCAACGTAGCCATAAGCGGCGGTCAGGTGCTGGACCCTAATCAACAATGGATAAAGGATATTTTCAGGGGGATTGAGAAAAATAAAACCGAACTGTTGCCCCTGAATACAACCACTACCATCAATAATAATCCCGGTTTAGCCGGGGAGCAGCATCCGCTGTATTAGGCGCTGAACGCAGAACGCTGAAGGCGAAGACCGCGAAACGGGTAACCGGCGACTGGTATACTGCTACTTAATAAACTATAGACAGGCATTTACTAATCAATCTCCTGTCTATAGTTCTTGCCTCTCTCCAATCCATCTCCTGGAAAGACCAACCAAACGATTGTTAACTATTAAACAAAGTTTAATTGTGCATTGCTATGAGAAAAAATTACACTAACAGGGTACCATACCTGTCATGTCTTGTCCTGGTCTTATCTGTCTTTTCCCTTCAACACCTGCATGCCCAAACATTGGCTTTTCCCGGAGCCGAAGGCTTTGGCAAATATGCTACGGGTGGAAGGTACGGATCTGTTTACCATGTGACCAACCTGAACAATTCAGGCGCAGGCTCCTTACGCGATGCTGTAAGCGCCCCCAACAGGATCGTTGTATTTGATGTGGCCGGTGTTATTCGCATTACCACCCGCATGGTGGTATCGGCCAACATTTATATTGCCGGACAAACGGCGCCCGGTGAAGGCGTAACAGTGTACGGCAATGGCTGGAGTTTCTCCGGCGCCGACAATACCATTTGCCGTTACCTGAAGATCAGGATGGGCATTGTGGGTGATGATGGCAAAGATGCCAACGGGCTTGCTGATGGGCAAAACATCATCTTCGACCATTGCTCTGTTTCCTGGGGCCGCGATGAGAACTTCTCCATCAACTCTACCACGGCCAAAAACATTACCATTCAGAATTGTATCATCTCCCAGGGTTTGATGACCCACTCAGCCGGCGGGTTGATCCAGGCCGACAGCATTACGCTTTATCGTAACCTTTATGCCGACAATACCACGCGTAACAACAAGATAAAAGGCACCAACCAGTATGTAAACAACATTGTATACAACTGGAAGGATGGCGCCTATATCATGGGTGGCGAGTCAGAAGGCAACAGCTATGCCAACGCCACCAACAACTGTTTTATCGGTGGAACGTCTTATGGCGTACCGCCATTTAACCTGGGTAACCTCAATTACCACATCTATCAAACCGACAATATTTTCGACAGCAGCCGCAACGGCCTGTTCGATCCCTATACCATTCCGCCGGCGCAGTTTGTAGGCCCGCCCGATTTTCAGTCGGGCCCATATCCCTACCCGGTATTACCAACCCTGCCTGCCAACTCGCTGGTAAATTCATTATTACCATCGGTAGGCGCCAGCTTGCCTTACCGCGATTATGCCGACTACTATGTAGTGAATGAAGTAAAATCGTTTGGTTTGAAGGGCGAACTGATCGCCAATGAAAACTCCCTGCCATTCGGGGCGCCCACTGCCTGGAATTTATGGCCAGGTACGCCTCGTCTGGATACTGATAACGACGGCATGCCCGATGCCTGGGAATCGGCGAATGGTACCAATCCGGCCGCTAATGATGCCATGGTGATCACTGCTTCCGGGTACACCAATATAGAAAACTACATCAACAGCATTACCGGCAGCAATTCGCAGGATTATTTACGTGCGCCGATGAAACTGAAACAGGACTCTGCCACGCAGAACACCGTGTATCTTTCCTGGCTCGATTATACCGAGAAAGAGCAGGGATATATCATAGAAAGAATGGTGAATGGCGTGTGGACGCAGGTCGGCACTACCGGGGTGAACATAAACTATTATGCCATAA
The Niastella koreensis GR20-10 genome window above contains:
- a CDS encoding SusC/RagA family TonB-linked outer membrane protein; amino-acid sequence: MHKEKTIAFKLMLLVAAILVWQASFAQNGIPVSGTVEDKAGPLEGANVTVTGTNTGTRTDKNGKFSLTVPDKKSTLTISSVGYGTRTVQVGNSTTFHITLDMQDKSMDEIVVIGYGTARKKDLTGATASVSGAEISKIPVTSAAQAITGKIAGVNVVTQSGAPGADINIVVRGGTSITQGNKPLYIVDGFQMDDGLKNIDMNDIETIDVMKDASATAIYGARGSNGVILITTKSGKSGKTQITYNGYQSFEKLAKQLDMMNPEQYADYQYEFQILAGKPDKWAKNFGDSITDPNFYTGASQRTHDTYGGVPGINWQDAMFGGTARLQNHSLSVSGGNDRTKYLLNGSFTGQNGLISHHGFQKENVRFKLNHKINDRVRVDFNTNYNNMQLRGDGSLAGQLKLSLLQPPTGGVRFSNDQLLNTDISLQMQSDDSQYDIYNPIITNDAVTQTKYTRQYTTNAGIEVDVLKNLTWRTQGTFMWQQTRDDLWDDGRTKTSQTYNGPWGHRNNSENQSWQVTNTLNWKKYFGEHNLNVMAGQEVYFSESMKLDNTYSDFPAANFGLNNVAMAKTNYSRASGTSQFALASFFGRVMYSYADRYLLTATLRGDGVSRFAPGKQWGMLPSMSAAWRISEEEFMKDNHIFDQLKLRVGYGTTGNSNIDDYMYVTAYGSTVVYAINNQQVSTLTPSSKLANTDLRWEKTNSFNVGLDLAVLKNRISLSADFYNQQSNNLLLENQIPTSTGYSTQFQNIGSVRNRGFEFVLNTTNINTKEFRWTTGFNISFNRSKVLALYGNTVANNQLIDGNFIVKVGQRLGQFYGYKYDGVYTTDDFNQNANGTYSLKDGVIRLKGGNVANVKPGDIKFASAIGEMDAKNNPVFSTNDRVPMGNGEPNFTGGITNNFAYKGFDLSVFMNFTGGNKVFNANARRFYGPYLPNENTFTAMTNRFRLIDPVTGKETTDLARLAELNPNQYSKKQIWSLHSDNSKSISDPAIDYFLEDGSFLRLNTITLGYTLPHSLLKKAGIANARFYGTLNNLHTFTRYSGYDPEVNNTDKPTKKGGYDDSAYPRSKSIVVGLNLTF
- a CDS encoding RagB/SusD family nutrient uptake outer membrane protein, with protein sequence MKKIIYNISIVVLAAGILTSCKKFLDRKNEASFDSQSTFENSSKAEMAVLGIYNYSFNRELYYQLGMGTDECISTEGNTNSKNMIANYVYSPDNVPTDTYTSMYRAIEYANICIKNVSAMKGTSDADQKKLNMLLGESYALRAMSYLNVVRFFGDVPYPTIPVLDAGTFASSRVSRDTIYDGCVADLQKAIDLLPWKSEGMVPTPERFTKNAAYGILARTALYAAGFSLRWDLNTYAASSVKLAQRSDAARIRELYQIASDACNAVIQKGENGLVTTYEQVFRDLVSGKYNIESMLEYGQYGTDANGTANQSAIGYTNGMFSHTSSMYGKAQPAMGVMPTFYYDFQDGDKRRDVSICTYGITDKNARQLNSYGANTIGKYRVTWKTSAGTAINKRDIDWPWLRYSDVLLMYAEAQNELNNAPTPSGIAAYELVRKRGFGGDATKIGTTPTTYQDFRNAIINERKLELSFEGWRRTDLVRWGIQYETLTQCKQNLIDMAGKTGKYANIDQYRTYKLDIATTWSDPVVAVAFTGFKTKLTAADSANAKANGLTILDMYSNVAISGGQVLDPNQQWIKDIFRGIEKNKTELLPLNTTTTINNNPGLAGEQHPLY